The Leptospira andrefontaineae genomic sequence TGATAAAAAAGTTCGATTTTGTCGTTATGACCTGGCTGATCGTTCGGAGCTCTGTCGATGATCTCGGAAACCGATTTATCTTCGATCAGGAAGTTATTCTTATAAACTCTACTGATAATTTTGCTGATTTTACGAGGAGGTTCCATTCTTGGATCAGGATCGTTTGAGTTTGGTCCTTCGAAGTAGATTTCCATATATTTGGAAAGTCCACCTTGAACGATCTTACCTTGGCCTCTTTCCTCGTCCTTAATGAAATCGTAAACTTCGACACGGATACAGTTATTAGCTGCATCTTCTTGTGCGTTACTGGTGGAAACCACACATTCGTCGTTGTTTGCTTTTCCTTTGAAAAGAACAGTTCTGAACGGAAGAACACGTACTTTCATTTTCATGAGTACTGTATGACGTTTTAGTCTTTCATTAAGAGCTGTAACTCTTTGATCCAGACCTTTTTCCGTATCAAGGATAGCCGCACCGGTTTGACCGTCTTCCTTCTTTTGAGCTTGGTTGTCTTGAGCGTTGAGTATGCCTGCGATTGAAAAAATTGCCAGGCAAAATGCGATTTTGCGTTTCATTGTACCCTATTTCCTTGGTCTCTTCTGCGTTTGAGTTTCCCGAAAGTCGAGAATACCCTGTCTCTAGTATCGGTAAAATAGACTCCCGATTAAATCGAAGACTTACATTTTCGCACCGAAAACGTTTATTTTCCTGATTTTGAACTCGTTTCCAGATACAGTTCATAGGGGGGAGGAGTCGGTTTCAATCCTTTTTCGATCAGGTTGGCAGCCCATCTCCTTTCTACAAAATCGCAGAAATCCCTTAAATCCCGGCCAGAATACGATCCTAATCGTTGTGAAATTGTTAAACGCTCGGAATCCTGTAAATGTTTAGCATAATTTCCTAATATCGCAGCTTTTTCTTTTTCGTTCGGTAAGGGGAAGAATACGGATCTGTCAAATCTAGAAACCAAAGCCTTGTCCAGGTCCTGTTTTCTGTTTGTGGCACCCAGGGTGATTGATTTTTGTCCCCCTTCGAAACCATCCAGTTTTCGTAATAATACGGATAGAATGTTACGGGTTGCCTCAAATAGGCCGTCATCCCTGGATCCGGCCAAGGAATCTATTTCATCTAAGAATAAAAGACAAGAAGGGAATAGGGAAGCAACATCGAAGACATAAGCCATGTTCTGGGCGCTTTCCCCATAATATTTACTTAAAATAGATTCCACCGGCACATAGATAAGAGGGATCTCTGTCATACAGGAAATCACCTTTGCCATGGTGGTTTTTCCGACTCCTGGTTCTCCTTCTAAAAGGATCGCTCTTGGTTTCGTTCTTCCTGGAAATTTACGGGTGAGTTTAGAAAGTTCCTCGAGGGTTTCCGGAGATTTAAGAGGAAGTATAATGGATTCTAATATTTGTCTTTTGACATCTTCGTAACCGGCGATGGTCTCGAATGTCATCCAATCTCCCTTCTTCTTTGCTTCTATTGGATCGAATACATCGATTCCTAATCTGAGTAGAAGTTCCTTTGGATTCTGGACAGACTCTTGTTTGGCAAGTCTGAGATATTTGAATAGATCAATTGCAGAAAAAATTTCCTCTCTGTGGAAATCTCCTTTTTTAGTGATCTCTATTTTGCTTTGGTTCCTTCCCGCATAGAATCTGAACTTTGCATTGTCTAGAATATTTTTGGTCTCGAATAAATTCTCATTCAACGCTTGGAGGCAAACATATCCAGGTTCGAACGTATGGATCCTCAGATTTTCTATATGGTTTCGAACGATCTGGAGACAATCCAGTAATTGTGCTTTGTCTGCACCTGGGATGGGAAATTCTATCCTGAGATCTTTTTTATCCGGTAAAAACGCAGGAAGTTCGGAGTCCTTGACCCCTAGACCTTTTAGTTCCGAATAAAGCAGGTTTTTGGCCTGGGTAAAATCCAGAATATTTCCGGAATTTCGTAGGGGCGCAGTGGTCAAATCTTCAGGTTTCATTCTTTCTTCCCTAGAATTTCTCTTGTATAATCTTTCGGTTCTGTCGAAGAATTTAGAAAGAACCTTTGGAGGCAAGTCCTAATGGGTGAAGGCTCCCTTTCACAAGACGATATAGACGCATTACTAACCGGGTCCAGTCCGGGAGGTGGGGGCGGTGGCTCAGCTGATTTTAACCTGAGCGGAGAATTGGATTCCCTATTAGGAGATTCTGGTGGCGGAGCTGGCGCTTCTACTTCTCCAGCATCCGGAGGAGCTCCATCTTTCGCGGATATTGCTGCGGCTTTGGGACCTTCTTCTACACCGGCTCCCCCAAAAGCAAGTGCTCGTTCTAGTTCCGTTTCTTCCAATACAGCAAACTTAAATCTACTATTAGATGTTAATGTGGCGCTTACTGTGGAATTGGGTAGGACCAATATGTACATTAAAGATGTCCTAGGTTTGAACGAGGGTGCCGTTGTGGAACTAGACAATGCAGTCGGAGAAGACTTAGATATTTTAGCAAACGGCAAACTGGTTGGAAAGGGAAAACTGGTTTTATTGGATGATTATTACGGCATTCGAATTACCGAGATAGTAGATCCATCTAGAAGAATGCTCTAGGGTGAATGTTCGTATCCGGAAGACCTTTCCGGATACGATGATATTCTTAAGCCTTTTTGTCCTCGCTTCCGAGAACTGACTTCATCACAGATTTAAAATTAGATAGGTTTAACGGAAGAACAAGCTCTGTTCTATCCTGTCCTAATTTTTCTACCTCTTTAATAAATCTCTGAGCGATCCTAAGTTTTACCGCCTCTTTTCCGCCTTTTGTTTTGATGGAAGAAGCAAGTAATTCAATACCTTTTGCGGTAGCAGTTGCAATGAATTCAATTTCAGCAGCTTGTCCTTCCGCCTCATTGATCCTTTTTTGTTTTTCACCCTCGGATTTATTGATCGCTTCTTCTTTAATACCTAAGGAGCGGTTGATCCTAGAATCTCTATCTCCTTCTGACAGAGAGATCTGCGCCTTCTTGGTAATCTGTGCTTTTTTCTCCCTTTCCATTGCTTCTATAATAGATTTAGGAGGAGCAATGTTTACGATCTCATAACGATTTACGCGAACACCCCAAGGTTCTCCTGCTTGGTCTAGAACTTCTAGGATCTTACTATTGATCACTTCTCTGGTTTCGAAAGTTGTATCCAGATCCATGGTTCCAATGATAGCTCTCATTGTAGTTTGTACAAGCTGAGTCACTGCAAATCTATAATCTTCTATCCCGTAACTTGCTTTTTGAGGATCGAGTACTCTCAAATAAAGAATCCCGTCCATCTCCACTTTAACGTTGTCTTTTGTGATACAAGTTTGGGGAGGAACATCTATCGCTTGCTCTTTTAAAGTATGATAGTATGCATCATAATCTATAAAAGGGATTAGAATATGAAACCCCGCATGAAGGGTTCTGCTGTATTTTCCGAGTCTCTCTACGATGATACATTCTTGAGCAGAAACAATTCTCAAAGAACGATACAGTTTATAGGCAAGGTAAAGTAAAAACCCGAGCCAAAATATCCATAAAAATACTGAAACAAACATATTAAGTATTACTCCTTCTCTGAATCCAGTCCTGGGAATTTGTTGGTCACTTTGGAGATTCCTTCAAAGAAACCGACTACGTTTGCCATTTCCGTAGGAAGAACTGTGGTTTTAGCTTTTTCTAAAATGATACCTAGGCCTGAGAGATAATCTTCTGTGATCTGAAGGTTGACTGCTTCTGATCCGCCTTCATTCCCGGTGGCTTCCGCGATCTGTTGGATCCCTTTTGCTTTTGCTTTTGCAATGAATTCAATCTCCTTAGCTTTACCTTCTGCCTCGTTTACCTTCTTGATCTTTTCACCTTCGGAAAGATTGATTGCTTCTTGTCTTTCTCCCATAGAGCGATTGATCCTAGATGCTTTTTCTCCCTCTGATATGGTGATCTCAGCACGTTTTACTCGTTCTGCTTTTACTTGTTCTTCCATCTCATGAAGGATCTCTTTAGGTGGAGAAATGTTTTTGATCTCGTAACGAGTTACCTTGATTCCCCAAGGATCTGTTGCCTCATCTAATGCACGGACCACGTTTGCATTGATATCGTCTCTTTCGGAGAATGTATGGTCCAATACCAATTTACCAATCTCGGAACGAAGAGTGGTTTGGGCTAGCTGGATCGTTGCGTTTCTAAAATTCTCGATCTCATAAGAAGCTTTATAAGCATCCATGACCCTTATATACAGAATACCATCCACCAAAATGGAGACGTTATCCTTGGTAATACAAGTCTGAGGAGGAATATCGATAGCGATTTCCTTTAAGAGCTGTTTGTATCTGATCTGGTCTATGATCGGAATGAGAAAATGAAAGCCCGCACCAAATGCTCCACGGAACACTCCCAGCCTTTCCACTACAAAACTGTACGTTTGGGGAACGACAATACAGGTTTTCATAATGAGGTAGATTACCGCTATAACGATCAGCGTAAAAAATAGAAATGGGTCCATTTTGTTAGTTTCTAACTCCTATTTAATAATGATTATATTTCCGGAAGCTCTATCGGCTCCACAACGAATGTAAGGTTTTCTCTCTCTAAGATCCTGGCTCTTTTTCCTGCAGGAATACGTTTGGATTTACTGATCGCATCCCATTCGGTTCCCTGGAATACGACCCTTCCACCTTTCCTTTCTACAAGAATATCTTTGGAAACTAACACGATCCTTCCTGGACCTTCTTCCGGATTGAGAGCTACTTTTTCAGAAGAAGAAGGAAAAAATTTCCTAAGGAAACTTCCTCCTATCCAGATTAGAATTCCTGAAAGTGCCGCCCAGACGATTGCTTGGGTCCAAAATCCACTTTCATAAAAATAGGAAATACTTCCTACAATCGTCGCGGAAAGTCCTAAAAAGAATACAAAGGTTCCAGGGACAAAAAGTTCCGCCACCATGAGTATGATCCCGGACGCGATCCAAAGATAAGAGAGGTTATGTCCGTCTTGTAAAAAGTCCATGGTTTTTAGGTAGAAGAAAGGGGAAAAATTCTATTTTCAAAAACATTCCCGTCCATATTCTTAGCGGGAGTGATGAGAAAAATTTGGATTCGTCTTGGAATCGGACTACTAGCCATATTCCTTGCTCTTCAGTTAATCCCCGTCCAACCTCCGTTGGGAAAGAATGCTAATGAAATCAAAACGGAAGAACGCGTCAAAAAGATTTTTCGAAAGTCTTGTTATGACTGCCATTCGGATCTAGTTCAATGGCCTTGGTATTCTAAGGTTTTTCCGGTTTCTTTGTATATCTCTCATCATATAGAAGAAGGCCGTGAAGAATTGAATTTTTCGGAATGGGAAAGTTTAAAACCGGAAAAAAAGGCAGATCTGGCTGAAGAAATATTAGAAGAAGTCGAAGAAGGTCATATGCCTCCCAAGGATTATATTTTCTTACATTCAAACTCTAAACTGGATCAGGAAGAGATAGAGATCTTAAGAGACTGGCTCCAAACTTTTGCGGAAAATCAATAAGGCATCGAAATCATTTTAATGAACACACCTGAGGACAAGAATTCTAAACTTTGGGGAGGAAGATTTAAAGAAAAAGCTTCTTCCATAATGGAAAGGATAGGAGAATCCATTTCCTTCGACCAAAAATTATACAAGGAAGATCTAGAAGGAAGTAGGGCTCATGCCAGGATGCTTGCAAAGATGGGCATCTTAAATTCCACGGAATTAAAAGACATACTAGATGGATTAAATCAGGTAGAAGAAGAAATAGAATCCGGAAATTTTAAATTCAGTTCTGAGTTGGAAGATATTCACATGCATGTGGAATCCAGACTTACAGAATTGAAAGGAGAAGTAGGGAAAAAATTACATACTGCAAGATCTAGGAATGATCAAGTATCCCAAGATACAAGGCTTTATGTAAGAAATCGTATCCAAGAAATTCTAGTTCGTTTGGATTCTTTGAGAGAAGCTCTTCTCGAACAGTCTTCTAAAAATATAGATACGATCATTCCTGGTTACACACATTTACAAGTTGCACAACCGATCAGAGCCTCTCATTTTTTATTGGCTTATTTTTGGATGTTCACCCGCGACCTTGAGTTTTTCGAATTTGCTCAGAAGACTGCAAACATTCTAGTTTTAGGCTCCGGTGCGATGGCAGGAGTGAATTACCAAAACGATAGGGAGTTTTTAGCCTCTGAATTAAAGGTAGATTCAATTTCTCCAAATAGTATGGATGCGGTTGCAAGCAGGGATCATCTTTTGCAATTTTTATCTGCAGCGGTCCAAACCATGCTACATGCTTCACGCTTTTGTGAGGATATAATCATCTATTCTTCCCAGGAGTTCGGTCTCGTAAAACTGCCCGATTCACTCACTACCGGATCTTCTATCATGCCCCAGAAAAAGAATCCGGATATCGCAGAACTGATCCGCGGAAAATCCGCGAGGGTGGCTGGTAATCTAAATCATTTAATCGGTCTCTTAAAGGGATTGCCTCTTACATACAATCGTGATTTACAAGAAGACAAGTTAGCTGTTTTTGATGCTGTGGAAACTGTTCTATTAAGTCTGGAAGGTTTAGAAGCAATGGTTTCAGAAATGCAATTCAGACCGGAAAGAGGAGAAAGATCCTTGAAGGAAGGTTTTGCCACTGCTACAGATTTGGCCGACTTCCTAGTGGGAGAGAAAAAAGTCCCATTCAGAACGGCTCACGAACTTGTAGGAAAACTCGTCTCCGAATGTGTGGAAAGAAAAGAGAATTTATTCACGATCTCAGAAGAGGTCCGAAAAGGAATTTCTCCTTATTTTACGGGAGAAGAATATTCCAAGGCTGTAAGTCTGGAACTTTCTACGGACAAAAAATCTAGTTATGGTGGAACTTCCAGGACTAGACAGTTGGAACAATTAGGACTCGCGAAACAATCTATCAAATCAATCCAAAGGAATACGAAATGAATTATCTGAATGTAAAATCTAAATCTAAGATCGGAATTGTCGGATCTTTAGCATGGTTTACGATTTTATTATTTTCTTTTGCCTGTAAGGCAAATCCATATGCGGAACAAAGATATGTTCCGGAAGCATATAGCCCTGTCGAGGTTGTAGTAAAAAAAGAAGAAAAACCTCGTGTGGCTCTTCCTGAAAAACCCGCTATTTATGCTCTGATAGAAAGTACCCAAGGAAATATGCTTTTCGAACTTTATGATAAGGATGCTTCGAAAACAGTCCAAAACTTTATCGATCTTGCACAAGGAGAGAAAGAATTTACTCTGCGTAACGGCCAACCTCAGAAAAGACCATTTTATGATGGATTAACCTTTCACAGAGTGATCGAAGGTTTTATGATCCAAGGGGGATGTCCTTACGGAGATGGATCTGGAACTCCTGGATACAGATTTGCTGACGAGATCAATGCTGCAAGCCTAGGCTTAGACCAAGCTAAAATAGGACAGTCACAATATTATACCGGTTACCTTTACAGATACATAGGCGGTGAACTTGGAATTCGTAGCCAAAGAGAAGCAGACGAAAGAAGAGAAGAGCTTGAAAGCAATTTAGAGAAGGCCAAAAATCTTTCGGTTATGGAGATCCTATATAGATTAGGATATCGTTATAATAATGTTGTGAAAAGTAAAAAGGCAATCAAAGGAGCATTGGCAATGGCGAATGCCGGGCCAAACACAAACGGTTCTCAATTTTTTATCAACCAAGTAGATACTCCTCATTTGGATGGATTGCATACTGTATTTGGACAGATCGTACAGGGTGCAGATGTAGTGGATAAGATCATCGCTTCCGGAAACGGTAAAACTACCATTCGCAAAGTGTCCATCTACGATAAGAGGGCAAAATAATGAGTACTTCCCTGGACCAAAATCCTATCTTTCTTTCGGTTGCTCGAGAGATACAGGGCTCTGGGTCCACGGGAAGAATATTAGAAAAACTTTCCGGGTTGCAGGTGGACGATTCCAGAGGCGGAGAAATGTTCCCTGAGATCCGGAATAAAAAAGACACTGCTTGGGACTTCCGCTCAGTAGTTTCAGTAGTAAGACTGATCCAACAAAACAGGCAATCAGTCAGCCATTCTTATGAAGAAGCAATGGCTCGTTACAGCAAAGTAAATAACTTAACAGCAAAACGGAAAGCAAACGAAGAAGAAGTCAGGCTTAAACAGACTCTAACGGATTATATCCTAAAGATAGAATCCAATTTTGAAAAGAACGATAGGGCGGATGAGTCCATCTTCAAAGAGATTACCCGATTTTTCGATAGTTTGGAATCTGCTGAAAAACTTTCCGAATCCAATATTTCCAGCCTGAACTTATCTCCTAAGTCAGTGACCCAAATCGGGCCAATTCTGGAGAAATACGAGGAATGCTACCAGGAATACAGTAAACTTAAACCGGTTCTTGGAAGGCTGATCCGGATCGCAGACTATATTATAGAAGATGCAGAAGGCTGAAAAAGGCCTTGGTTTCCTCGATAATTTCCCGGATTTTTTAGCAGGTTTTGTCTCTTTTTGCCGAAATCTAAAATGTAGAGCTGAATAGCTCTCTAGGTCCGAAGTGTCGAAACCTGGAAAACCGGATTGAAATTTTAGAATGAAACGAATTCTGATCATACTAATTCTTTTGAATGCATTCAGCTTGGGATCTTATCCAAACAGGAATGCAAGGGGAGAAGTTTCCGAAAATTATATCCAAGCCCAAGGCATCGTGGATATCAAACTTCCTAAAATGCAGTTCCGAGAAAAGGAACCGATTTCTGCTGTACTTTCCGTTAGAAACACAGGAAATGAGGTCCTTAGAATTTTCCCTTATGGAAAAGATCTACGTTCCTTCCAGGTGATCGTAAGAGATGAAGACGGTAGAACAGTAACAAGATTAGAAGAAGAAAGAAAACAAGATCCTGTCTTAAGAAGAAGGAACAAAGTCGAGAATCTCGTAGGTGACGAGGTCAAAGAGATCATTCTTCATAAAGACGAAACATTTTCAAAAGAGATCAGAATCGATCATTTATACGAATTAGAGCCTGGCAAAAAATATTTTGTAACCGCTTACTTCTATCCTAATATCTCCGAATATGGAGACCATTTTGTAAGATCAGAAAGCCATCCTTATTTCAGCGTAGAAGAACGTAAAAAAGATTGGGTTCTTCCTGGAGTTCCTTACCAAGATCCAACAACAGACGGATTAGAGCCGGAAGAAGTGATCCATCTATTCTTAGGTGCTGAAAAAAAGAAAAACTGGAAGCTCCATTTTAAATGGATCCATTTCCCAGAATACATACAAGCTTATGACAGATTTGCCAGAGATTGGCAACAATCGGAAGAAGCTGAAAAGGATTTTGTTCTGGAAGAATTTAGAAATTATCTAACTGAAAACAGATCCGGTATGTTACAATACTATAAGATCCTGGGAACGGAGAAGGTGAGTTCCAATCTTTCCAAAGTAAGAGTTGCAGTGGAAAGAAGAGTGAACAAGGTCCCTGTCCGATACGAATACGAATTTACTTTGAGAAGAATGCCGGAAGAAAACGGAATGTTCTGGAAAGTGGCTAATCTATTAGCGAAGGTAAGAAAATGACCGAGATATTATCCCAAGACGAGATAGACGCATTATTAAACGCGATCTCCAGTGGAGAAGTGGCGGAGGATGAGTATTCTTCCGTTGGGGAGCAGAAGAAGGTCAAAATTTACGACTTCAAACGTCCCGACAAATTTTCTAAAGACCAGATCCGTACTCTACAGATGATGCACGAGACCTTCGCTCGTTTGGCAACTACTGGACTTTCTGCTCAGCTTCGAGCTCTCGTTCACGTTCACGTTGCTGCGGTGGATCAGTTAACATACGAAGAATTTATTCGTTCTATTCCAAACCCAACCACACTTGCTGTGATTAACATGGACCCACTTAGGGGTTCCGCAATTTTAGAAATAGATCCTTCTATTTCATTTACGATCATTGACCGTTTATTCGGTGGTAAGGGAGAAACTGCAAAAATCTCTCGAGAACTTTCAGAGATCGAGATGAGCGTAATGGAAGGGATTATCGTTCGTATCTTGGGAAACATGAGAGAAGCCTGGTCAACTGTGATCGACCTTAGACCTCGTCTTGGTAACATCGAAACAAACCCTCAGTTCGCTCAGGTTGTACCTCCGAATGACATGGTGGTTTTGATCAACTTGGAGACTAAGATTGGTGAGGTAGAGGGATTGACCAACCTTTGTATCCCGTACATCACGATTGAGCCTATCATCAACAAACTTTCCGCTCAGTACTGGTATTCCTCCATTCGTAAAGGTGAGTTGGATGAGAACAGAGCAATCATCCAGGAACGTTTGGATCAGGTGCAAATTCCTGTGATCGCAGAAGTAGGTTCGGTAGATATTTCTATTTTGGATTTTATGAACTTAACGGTGGGTGATGTTGTAAAATTAGAAAACACAACTACCAGATCGGATATGCTTGTAAAAGTAGGAGAACGTAAGAAATTCAAATGTCTACCGGGACGTGTTGGAAATAGGTTAGCCATCCAGATCGGAGATAGGGTAGAAGATATTCCGGACGAATTACTTGGTTCCACTAGATCAGAACAAGAATATTGATCTGATCATCACAACCTGAAACTTTTGATTTAGATCAAAAGTTTCAACAAGGCACAAAAAAAGCGGGAAACAATTCCCGCTTTTGCTTTTTATAGAATATAGAAATCGGAAAACGATTACTTTCTCCAGTGAATACATTCACCGGGACATTCATCCATTTCCTTCTGAACTGTTTTCCAATCTTCCTCAGGGATCTGAGCTTGGTTAACATTCTCTCCTCCGATATGAGTCTCGGAAGTATCGTTATCGTCCATTTGAAAGTACTTAGGTAGATTGTCTGCACACTGGTTGCAAGAAGTACAGTTGTCCTTATCTACGTAGGCTATTTTGGTCATTCTGTCACTCCTTTGGAACTTTTTAGTTCTTCTATTTGGCGGTCTAGGGCTACAATTTCTAGACTGGGGCTATGGCGCAATACCTTTTCGTTTCAGATTCCGCCACTGATTGCCAGTCTCAACGCGATTTGAAGCCGTATATCGATTAGACAAGGTCCTTCCCGAATAATTCGATAGGTCGGTGTAAAAATGTGGACGGAAATTTCTTTCATCGATATTCTTCCCAAACCTATTTTAAGGGAGAATCAGAACTAAATGAAACGGATTGCCATAACCTTCTTTTTGGCCCTAAGCATTATAATTGTAGATTGTAAGAAAGCCAGAGAAGATCTCCAAGGTGGAGTGATCACATTCACCAAGGGAACAGTAAAAATATTTGATAAGGCCGGGAAAGAAAAAGCGGTTTCTGTGGATACTTTCCTTTTACCGGAAGATAAGATAGAAACCGGAAAAGATTCTTATGCAGACCTTCAATTGACTGAAGGAGTTCTTGTAAGGATCAAAGAAAATACAAGTCTCACTCTGAATAAAATTTTTATCGATTCTGCAAATGGAGAAACCTTCGCGGATATGGGGCTTACCAAAGGGAAAATTTTTACCAAGGTCGCAAACAAGCTGACGAAAACTTCCAAGTTCACAGTTTCCACTCCAACAGTCGTTGCTTCTGTTAGAGGAACTGAGTTCATTGTAGAAGAGACTGGTAAAGGAACAAGCACTAGAGTTTCTGACGGATCGGTCGAAGTTGCAGATGCGGATAATCCAGAAAGCCAAGCTATTGCCGACGCGGGTGAAAATGTTAGCTCTAATGGGGATACATTCAAAGAACAACCCTTAACAGAGGATGAAACCCAAGAGTTAAAAGAAGATTCCGCTACCATCCAATCTATTACGGAAGAACAAAGAGCACGTATCCAAGAGATCCTGAAAGATTTCCAAGAGAATAAGGCTCGTATCCTTCAAGGTTTGGAAGAGCAAAAACAAAGAAATAGAGAATTGATCGAAGGCGCAAAAGAAGAAAATCGTAAACTTCTTGAAGAGGCTAAAAGTGCCGGAAAAGAAGAAAAAGAAGCCATCCAAAAGGCAGGCAAAGAAGAGAAAGAAAAAGTAAAATCTTCTATGGATGATGCCAAGAAGGAATTGGAAAACCAGCGTAAGTCTTTAAAAGACCAAGCAGCTCCTAAATAATTAGGATTTCCATTCTAAAAAATAAAGAGCCGTTTCTGCAAGGAAGCGGCTTTTTTTATTCTTCTTCTTTGGAACGGAGTTTGTACCAGAGAATTGTGGTGGTAAAAAGTAAGGTGAAAGCGTTTGCAAGAATGATCGGAAAATCATTTTTCAGAACGCCGTAACAAAGCCAGAAAAACACTCCCACTGAAAGAACAAGATACATGTTCCTGGAAATATCTCTGGTCCTTTTTTCCAGGATCACTTTGATGAGCTGGGGAAGAAATGCCAGAGTAGTCAGAGTACAAGCGATAAATCCAAGTAAAGAGATCGGATCCATCATTTGCTTGTGTACTCTCTTGTGACTATTGTCTTAATCCCACCTCTTAGGTTATAATCACCCTTGACTTTGATATATTTTGGATCTACAGATTGGATCAGATCTTCTAAGATATGATTTACCACATTCTCATGAAAGATCCCAAGATTTCTGTAGGCGAGAATATATTCTTTCAAGGATTTTAACTCTATACATTTTGCCTTTGGTATATAGCTGATCTCTATCACCCCAAAATCCGGCAGACCGGTCTTAGGACAAACCGCAGTGAATTCTGGAATGGTAAAATCGATTGTGTAATCTTTACCTTCGTACACATTGGCGAAAGATTCTATCTCGGGAAGTTTCAGACTGGGGATATGGTCCTGTCTTCCCTCATAAGCGGAAATTCCTATCGACTCTTGTTGATGGCTCATGATTCCCTCTTTAAACCAGAGTTTTCCGGACTTTGTCTCTGGGAATCTTTTTACAACTCACATAAAGGAAACGTTAAGGATACCTTGGAATGAAGCACCAAAATGTAATTGGGATTGTGGATTTTGGAGGGCAGTACGCCCATTTGATCGCGTCCAGAATTCGTCGTTTGGGGGCTTATTCCGAAATTATAGGTAACGACGAACCTATTGAAACATATTCCAAACTTTCAGGCATAATTCTTTCCGGAGGACCGGAAAGTGTATATGAACCGGATTCTCCATCGCTACCCGTCGAAGTTCTAAAACTGGGAATTCCTGTTTTAGGGATTTGTTATGGCCACCAACTTATGATGAAACTTTTGGGTGGAGAAGTTAAAAAAGCAGGCATAGCAGAATACGGAAGAGCCGCTTTAGATTTTATTGATACTCCTAAAACAGAATTACTCAAAGGTTTTGCGGGCGGGGAAGTAGTATGGATGAGCCATGGGGACGAGGTGACTCGTTTACCTTCCGGTTTCACCCGCACCGCTTCCAGTCAAGACTGCGAATATGCAGTGGTTGAAA encodes the following:
- the queF gene encoding preQ(1) synthase encodes the protein MSHQQESIGISAYEGRQDHIPSLKLPEIESFANVYEGKDYTIDFTIPEFTAVCPKTGLPDFGVIEISYIPKAKCIELKSLKEYILAYRNLGIFHENVVNHILEDLIQSVDPKYIKVKGDYNLRGGIKTIVTREYTSK
- a CDS encoding SemiSWEET transporter encodes the protein MDPISLLGFIACTLTTLAFLPQLIKVILEKRTRDISRNMYLVLSVGVFFWLCYGVLKNDFPIILANAFTLLFTTTILWYKLRSKEEE
- the fliM gene encoding flagellar motor switch protein FliM, with the translated sequence MTEILSQDEIDALLNAISSGEVAEDEYSSVGEQKKVKIYDFKRPDKFSKDQIRTLQMMHETFARLATTGLSAQLRALVHVHVAAVDQLTYEEFIRSIPNPTTLAVINMDPLRGSAILEIDPSISFTIIDRLFGGKGETAKISRELSEIEMSVMEGIIVRILGNMREAWSTVIDLRPRLGNIETNPQFAQVVPPNDMVVLINLETKIGEVEGLTNLCIPYITIEPIINKLSAQYWYSSIRKGELDENRAIIQERLDQVQIPVIAEVGSVDISILDFMNLTVGDVVKLENTTTRSDMLVKVGERKKFKCLPGRVGNRLAIQIGDRVEDIPDELLGSTRSEQEY
- a CDS encoding peptidylprolyl isomerase, which gives rise to MNYLNVKSKSKIGIVGSLAWFTILLFSFACKANPYAEQRYVPEAYSPVEVVVKKEEKPRVALPEKPAIYALIESTQGNMLFELYDKDASKTVQNFIDLAQGEKEFTLRNGQPQKRPFYDGLTFHRVIEGFMIQGGCPYGDGSGTPGYRFADEINAASLGLDQAKIGQSQYYTGYLYRYIGGELGIRSQREADERREELESNLEKAKNLSVMEILYRLGYRYNNVVKSKKAIKGALAMANAGPNTNGSQFFINQVDTPHLDGLHTVFGQIVQGADVVDKIIASGNGKTTIRKVSIYDKRAK
- a CDS encoding ferredoxin, which encodes MTKIAYVDKDNCTSCNQCADNLPKYFQMDDNDTSETHIGGENVNQAQIPEEDWKTVQKEMDECPGECIHWRK
- the lsa33 gene encoding surface adhesin Lsa33, producing MKRIAITFFLALSIIIVDCKKAREDLQGGVITFTKGTVKIFDKAGKEKAVSVDTFLLPEDKIETGKDSYADLQLTEGVLVRIKENTSLTLNKIFIDSANGETFADMGLTKGKIFTKVANKLTKTSKFTVSTPTVVASVRGTEFIVEETGKGTSTRVSDGSVEVADADNPESQAIADAGENVSSNGDTFKEQPLTEDETQELKEDSATIQSITEEQRARIQEILKDFQENKARILQGLEEQKQRNRELIEGAKEENRKLLEEAKSAGKEEKEAIQKAGKEEKEKVKSSMDDAKKELENQRKSLKDQAAPK
- the argH gene encoding argininosuccinate lyase, with the protein product MNTPEDKNSKLWGGRFKEKASSIMERIGESISFDQKLYKEDLEGSRAHARMLAKMGILNSTELKDILDGLNQVEEEIESGNFKFSSELEDIHMHVESRLTELKGEVGKKLHTARSRNDQVSQDTRLYVRNRIQEILVRLDSLREALLEQSSKNIDTIIPGYTHLQVAQPIRASHFLLAYFWMFTRDLEFFEFAQKTANILVLGSGAMAGVNYQNDREFLASELKVDSISPNSMDAVASRDHLLQFLSAAVQTMLHASRFCEDIIIYSSQEFGLVKLPDSLTTGSSIMPQKKNPDIAELIRGKSARVAGNLNHLIGLLKGLPLTYNRDLQEDKLAVFDAVETVLLSLEGLEAMVSEMQFRPERGERSLKEGFATATDLADFLVGEKKVPFRTAHELVGKLVSECVERKENLFTISEEVRKGISPYFTGEEYSKAVSLELSTDKKSSYGGTSRTRQLEQLGLAKQSIKSIQRNTK